One region of Drosophila sechellia strain sech25 chromosome 4, ASM438219v1, whole genome shotgun sequence genomic DNA includes:
- the LOC6619463 gene encoding zinc finger protein 2 isoform X5 — protein sequence MSSSDVETFNGKIVYNLDGSAHIIATDNTNGGGSGSGQNCYGSASNSLKNLSKAKDRRQEEIDIEHPSQYHLEQSENKRQEEAVDTRPGFESLGGACHKSSPKIHSFRVVSAQDANSTCQDQIRAFKIQKPILMCFICKLSFGNVKSFSLHANTEHRLNLEELDQQLLNREYSSAIIQRNMDEKPQISFLQPLGNNDASADSNDTEKLQTATEGSDATLPSSPHPVIRNDSELETENEQETEQNRLLNQDREQESESDQHTSSSKMAAPSAYIPLSSPKVAGKLTVKFGSLNSATAKTNNLSKVSSTSSPPSTYASGEVLSPSTDNISNHKSTHCNQETEPPSSSSSEVEMKIGSMSTSPQTNDSDVPCSGFLQMQHMTTGGAYTPQVSSFHASLAALAANESNDNRVKLITEFLQQQLQQHQSSLFPSPCPDHPDLNGVDCKTCELLDIQQRSKSPSSSHHQFSQSLPQLQIQSQPQQTPHRSPCSNSVTLAVSPSASSVASAGNASTATSSFTIGACSEHINGRPQGVDCARCEMLLNSARLNSGVQMSTRNSCKTLKCPQCNWHYKYQETLEIHMREKHPDGESACGYCLAGQQHPRLARGESYSCGYKPYRCEICNYSTTTKGNLSIHMQSDKHLNNMQELNSSQNMVAAAAAAAVTGKLLLSSSSPQVTAAGSSNSGSGAGSGSSNIVGGTTSLSGSATPSATGANSSNANAGSNTNNAGTKPKPSFRCDICSYDTSVARNLRIHMTSEKHTHNMAVLQNNIKHIQAFNFLQQQQQSGTGNIAGHSSGSFMPEVALADLAYNQALMIQLLHQQQQHQQSANTKLSPSSSPVSTPDQFSFSPKPIKLNHGTGAAMGIGMAMGMGMSHSNEVSGELSGDPHPLTKTDKWPTAFYSCLICDCFSTNNLDDLNQHLLLDRSRQSSSASSDIMVIHNNNYICRLCNYKTNLKANFQLHSKTDKHLQKLNFINHIREGGPRNEYKMQYQQQLAANVVQLKCNCCDFHTNSIQKLGLHTQQMRHDTMRMIFQHLLYIVQQSEMHNKSSGSAEDDPQCACPDEDQQVQLQSSKKLLLCQLCNFTAQNIHEMVQHVKGIRHLQVEQFICLQRRSENQEIPALNEVFKVTEWVMENEDVSFASGLNLARTATNDATDASYAAASSAAAPALPDVSMFSPTSPSSCATSCDKNLSQIVSPNVNKLGSGVPTTVFKCNLCEYFVQSKSEIASHIETEHSCAESDEFITIPTNTAALQAFQTAVAAAALAAVHQRCAVINPPIQETVDEDKDLDTNVSDAPLGIKQERVEQEVDRTTSMEDIKDLASQATESGAPESPKVAETEVGVQCPLCLENHFREKQYLEDHLTSVHSVTRDGLSRLLLLVDQKALKKESTDIACPTDKAPYANTNAPERAPSPIENTCNVSLIKSTSANPSQSVSLQGLSCQQCEASFKHEEQLLKHAQQNQHFPLQNGEYLCLAASHVSRPCFMSFRTIPAMISHFQDMHISLIISERHVYKYRCKQCSLAFKTQEKLTTHMLYHSMRDATKCSFCQRNFRSTQALQKHMEQAHAEDGTPSTRTNSPQTPMLSTEETNKHLLAESHAGEREVSGSDVSPIELEAHLNKETRHLSPTPMSLDSQSHQQYLATFAALLKQQQCNSDAVGLHPETLSMSAGEMPPQLQGLQNLQHIQQHFGAVAAASGLPINPVDMLNIMQFHHLMSLNFMNLAPPLVFGANAAGNAVSGSSAQNNSITTATATSASGLDDTHLTTGVSSLPVDSGKATAVPPQTQLNANANSQQLASNQKRARTRITDDQLKILRAHFDINNSPSEESIMEMSQKANLPMKVVKHWFRNTLFKERQRNKDSPYNFNNPPSTTLNLEEYERTGQAKVTPLNDTCSVAVTGPMTSSTISLPPSGSTNLSSKENATSKVLAAGKANASGPVTFTATVPVSTPLSRPESTNSSGNISDYIGNNILFGQLGSKDQILPYSLDGQIKSEPQDDGATDFAYQTKQHSNFSFLKQQQDLVDPPEQCLTNQNADTVQDQSLLAGSALASNCQSQQQINIFETKSESGSSDVLSRPPSPNSGAAGNMYGSMNDLINQQLENMGSNMGPPKKMQIVGKTFEKNVAPMVTSGSVSTQFESNSSNSSSSSSSTSGGKRANRTRFTDYQIKVLQEFFENNSYPKDSDLEYLSKLLLLSPRVIVVWFQNARQKQRKIYENQPNNTLFENEETKKQNINYACKKCNLVFQRYYELIRHQKNHCFKEENNKKSAKAQIAAAQIAQNLSSEDSNSSMDIHHVGICPPGSAVVSQTLSTPGSAAPLSGQYTQHSFGALPSPQHFFAKSSSLTDFSPSTTPTPPQRERSNSLDHPQRPPKFDCDKCELKFNQSEKLREHQLLHLMNPGNIFSDASQNSNPEANFGPFGSILQSLQQAAAQQQQLQHQPPPTKKRKYSDCSSNADEMQSLSELEASQKKHEFLYKYFMQNETSQEVKQQFLMQQQQKKLEQGNDCDFELDFLTNFYQQSELKKVSNYDFLLQYYRTHEEAKSSQQHLFSSSKKPTIEFLLQYYQLNESKKFFQLVASPQIIPDVPGYKPSSRMPKSTSDEAPYIGETSLEQATELQREKQDEQLRIDRPSEENELSMNKNKVENINNNNIGIHVGQSNLTATNGIPSDETKDECTQESSLIAMDNENKYLCARSKQKDDKEKSHYLHNLEDFLDATMIENNSQTLTFNDDEKACQKDELTQNSNAIEKRSSVSPVNVSSKQNKRLRTTILPEQLNFLYECYQSESNPSRKMLEEISKKVNLKKRVVQVWFQNSRAKDKKSRNQRHYAHISDDNSYDGSSGKEAYSDLRSNGITVDTDLETNLQDCQLCQVTQVNIRKHAFSVEHISKMKKLLEQTTELYAQSNGSGSEDNDSDREKRFYNLSKAFLFQHVVTNATSHSIHTARQDSDAIAEGNCMLNYDTNGGDSKSHVQHNLPNEVVSEDTRKIAGNQELMQQLFNRNHITVIGGK from the exons ATGTCCAGTTCTGATGTGGAAACTTTTAATGGGAAAATAGTTTACAATCTTGATGGCAGCGCACACATCATCGCCACAGATAATACCAATGGAGGTGGATCAGGGTCTGGCCAAAATTGTTATGGTTCAGCATCGAATTCACTAAAGAACCTGTCAAAGGCTAAAGATCGAAGGCAGGAAGAGATAGATATAGAACACCCGTCCCAGTATCATCTAGAGCAAAGCGAGAACAAGAGGCAGGAGGAAGCTGTGGATACTCGTCCTGGTTTCGAATCCTTAGGAGGCGCTTGCCACAAATCAAGTCCAAAAATCCATTCCTTTCGTGTGGTGTCCGCACAAGATGCTAACTCAACTTGTCAGGATCAAATCAGAGCATTTAAAATCCAGAAACCAATTTTAATGTGTTTTATATGCAAGTTGTCTTTCGGCAACGTTAAGTCCTTTAGCTTGCATGCAAACACTGAACACCGACTCAATTTGGAAGAGCTGGACCAGCAGCTACTTAATCGCGAGTACTCCAGTGCCATTATACAAAGAAATATGGATGAAAAGCCACAGATATCCTTTCTACAGCCCTTGGGTAATAATGACGCCTCTGCTGATAGCAATGATACCGAGAAGCTTCAAACAGCAACTGAGGGCAGTGACGCCACTCTGCCTTCGTCTCCGCACCCAGTTATCAGGAATGACTCTGAACTTGAAACCGAAAATGAGCAAGAGACTGAGCAGAATCGGCTCCTGAACCAGGACCGGGAGCAAGAGTCTGAATCAGATCAGCACACTAGTAGTAGTAAAATGGCGGCACCTAGTGCATATATCCCATTATCATCGCCCAAAGTAGCGGGAAAATTAACTGTGAAATTTGGTTCCTTAAACTCAGCAACAGCAAAGACTAATAACCTATCAAAAGTTTCCTCAACCAGTTCACCACCATCGACATACGCATCCGGGGAAGTCTTATCACCCAGTACTGATAATATAAGTAACCATAAGTCAACACATTGCAACCAAGAAACAGAGCCACCCTCGTCGTCTTCGTCAGAGGTGGAAATGAAGATTGGCTCTATGTCCACATCACCTCAAACAAATGATTCGGATGTTCCATGCTCAGGTTTTTTGCAAATGCAGCACATGACAACAGGTGGTGCATATACTCCTCAAGTCAGTTCCTTCCATGCATCTTTAGCTGCGCTGGCCGCCAACGAATCAAATGACAACCGGGTTAAGCTGATCACAGAGTTCCTtcaacagcagctgcagcaacatcAGAGTTCCTTATTTCCAAGCCCATGTCCCGATCACCCCGACCTCAATGGTGTGGACTGCAAAACCTGCGAACTCCTTGACATCCAGCAGCGGTCAAAGTCACCGTCTTCTTCACATCACCAGTTTTCTCAATCTCTTCCCCAGCTGCAAATTCAGTCGCAGCCCCAGCAAACCCCACATCGCTCACCTTGCAGCAACAGTGTTACCCTGGCCGTATCACCAAGCGCCTCCTCGGTGGCCAGCGCTGGAAATGCGTCGACCGCCACATCCAGCTTTACAATCGGCGCCTGTTCCGAGCACATCAATGGTCGTCCCCAAGGAGTAGACTGTGCGCG CTGTGAAATGCTTCTAAACTCGGCTCGATTAAATAGCGGCGTGCAAATGTCCACTCGCAATTCCTGCAAGACTCTTAAATGCCCCCAATGCAATTGGCACTATAAATATCAGGAAACTTTGGAGATCCACATGAGGGAGAAACATCCAGATGGGGAGAGTGCCTGTGGTTATTGCCTTGCAG GACAACAGCATCCTCGGCTGGCACGGGGGGAATCCTACTCTTGCGGTTATAAACCGTATCGCTGTGAAATCTGTAACTACTCCACGACCACCAAGGGTAATCTTTCCATTCATATGCAATCGGACAAACATCTGAACAATATGCAGGAGCTAAACAGCTCTCAAAATATGGTTgcagctgcggctgctgcagcgGTGACTGGCAAACTGCTGCTGTCCAGTTCCTCGCCCCAAGTAACCGCTGCAGGTTCATCCAACAGCGGGTCTGGCGCAGGCAGTGGCTCATCCAACATTGTCGGCGGCACCACATCCCTGAGCGGAAGCGCAACGCCTTCCGCAACTGGAGCAAATAGTTCCAATGCCAATGCCGGAAGCAATACAAACAACGCCGGTACCAAGCCAAAGCCTTCATTTCGATGCGACATCTGCAGCTATGATACTTCCGTGGCCCGCAACCTGCGCATCCACATGACCAGCGAGAAGCACACCCACAACATGGCAGTGCTTCAGAATAATATCAAGCACATCCAGGCATTTAATTTCttacagcaacagcaacagagcGGCACTGGGAATATTGCTGGCCACAGCTCCGGAAGCTTTATGCCCGAGGTGGCTCTGGCTGATCTCGCGTACAACCAGGCCCTTATGATCCAGCTTCttcaccaacagcaacaacatcagcagtcAGCTAATACCAAACTATCGCCGTCGTCTTCGCCCGTGAGCACTCCTGATCAGTTTTCCTTTTCTCCCAAGCCAATAAAGCTCAATCATGGAACAGGAGCTGCCATGGGGATAGGAATggcaatgggaatgggaatgagCCACTCAAACGAAGTGTCCGGCGAATTATCAGGGGATCCTCACCCGCTAACAAAAACGGATAAATGGCCCACGGCTTTCTACAGCTGCCTAATCTGCGATTGCTTCAGTACGAACAACCTGGACGATCTGAACCAGCATTTGCTGCTAGATCGATCCCGACAATCCTCCAGCGCATCCTCCGATATAATGGTTATTCACAATAACAACTATATATGCCGGCTGTGCAACTACAAGACGAATCTCAAGGCAAATTTCCAACTACACAGCAAGACGGACAAGCACTTGCAGAAGCTCAACTTTATCAACCACATCAGAGAGGGCGGTCCCCGGAACGAGTATAAAATGCAGTATCAGCAGCAGCTTGCCGCAAATGTAGTGCAACTTAAGTGCAACTGCTGCGACTTCCACACAAATTCTATCCAGAAGCTGGGTCTGCACACACAACAGATGCGTCACGACACAATGCGAATGATATTTCAGCATTTACTGTACATTGTTCAGCAAAGTGAAATGCACAATAAGTCGTCGGGTTCTGCTGAAGATGATCCTCAATGCGCCTGCCCGGATGAAGATCAGCAAGTGCAGTTGCAGTCGTCCAAAAAACTGCTCCTTTGTCAGCTGTGCAACTTCACCGCTCAGAACATCCATGAAATGGTACAGCATGTGAAAGGAATAAGACACTTGCAAGTCGAGCAATTTATCTGTTTGCAGCGTCGCAGTGAGAACCAAGAAATACCCGCACTGAACGAAGTATTCAAAGTGACGGAATGGGTCATGGAAAACGAAG ATGTTTCTTTCGCATCTGGCCTAAATTTGGCTAGAACCGCAACCAATGATGCAACGGATGCCAGCTATGCTGCGGCATCATCTGCGGCAGCTCCTGCCCTTCCGGATGTCAGTATGTTTTCACCAACATCTCCCTCAAGTTGCGCAACATCTTGCGATAAGAATTTGAGTCAAATTGTATCGCCAAACGTAAATAAACTTGGTTCAGGCGTCCCTACAACAGTATTCAAGTGTAATCTCTGCGAATACTTCGTCCAATCTAAAAGCGAAATTGCGTCTCATATTGAGACTGAGCACTCATGTGCTGAGAGTGATGAATTTATAACTATACCAACCAACACGGCTGCCCTGCAGGCTTTCCAAACAGCtgtggctgcagctgctctAGCTGCCGTGCATCAAAGATGCGCTGTTATAAATCCACCGATACAGGAGACCGTCGATGAAGACAAGGACTTAGATACGAATGTCAGTGACGCTCCTCTGGGCATAAAACAAGAGCGCGTCGAACAGGAAGTTGATCGTACGACATCAATGGAGGATATTAAAGACTTGGCCTCCCAAGCGACAGAATCTGGAGCTCCAGAGTCGCCAAAAGTTGCAGAAACTGAAGTTGGGGTACAGTGTCCGCTTTGCCTCGAGAACCATTTCCGGGAAAAACAGTACTTGGAGGACCATTTaacaagcgttcatagcgttACAAGAGATGGCCTCTCCCGGCTCTTACTTCTGGTGGATCAGAAAGCTTTGAAAAAAGAGAGCACAGATATAGCATGCCCTACAGACAAAGCTCCATACGCAAATACGAATGCGCCCGAGAGAGCACCATCCCCTATTGAAAACACCTGCAACGTTAGCCTTATCAAATCAACCTCAGCTAACCCAAGCCAGTCAGTGAGCTTGCAAGGACTATCTTGCCAGCAATGTGAGGCAAGCTTCAAGCACGAGGAACAGCTACTTAAGCATGCCCAACAGAATCAGCACTTTCCTTTGCAAAACGGGGAGTATTTGTGTCTTGCAGCCAGCCACGTTAGCCGTCCTTGCTTCATGAGTTTTAGAACCATTCCAGCTATGATCAGCCACTTTCAAGACATGCACATCAGTCTGATTATCTCGGAGCGCCATGTCTACAAGTATCGTTGCAAACAGTGCTCCTTAGCATTTAAAACACAGGAAAAACTTACCACGCATATGCTCTACCATTCGATGCGGGATGCTACAAAGTGCTCCTTTTGCCAACGTAACTTTCGCAGTACACAGGCGCTTCAGAAACACATGGAGCAAGCACACGCTGAGGATGGAACCCCATCAACAAGGACAAACAGTCCGCAGACGCCGATGTTAAGTACTGAGGAGACTAACAAGCATCTTTTAGCGGAGTCCCATGCAGGAGAAAGAG AAGTTTCAGGGAGTGATGTCTCGCCAATTGAACTGGAGGCGCACCTAAACAAAGAAACTAGACATTTGTCACCTACTCCAATGTCTCTCGATTCCCAATCACATCAACAATACCTCGCGACTTTTGCTGCTTTGCTCAAACAACAGCAGTGTAACTCAGATGCTGTAGGCCTTCATCCCGAAACGCTGTCTATGTCCGCTGGAGAGATGCCCCCTCAATTGCAG GGTCTACAAAATCTTCAGCATATACAACAGCATTTCGGAGCAGTTGCTGCCGCATCGGGTCTTCCAATTAACCCGGTCGATATGCTTAATATAATGCAATTTCACCACTTGATGTCCCTCAACTTCATGAACTTAGCACCGCCCCTAGTATTCGGCGCCAATGCTGCAGGCAATGCAGTATCTGGGTCATCAGCGCAAAATAACAGCATTACAACCGCCACCGCAACATCTGCTTCAGGACTGGATGATACACATCTTACCACTGGTGTCAGCTCTTTACCGGTAGATTCGGGGAAAGCTACCGCAGTTCCACCTCAAACTCAGCTCAATGCGAACGCAAACTCTCAG CAGCTGGCCAGCAACCAAAAACGAGCTCGAACGCGTATTACAGATGATCAGCTTAAAATATTGCGGGCCCATTTCGATATAAATAATTCGCCAAGCGAAGAGAGCATTATGGAGATGTCTCAGAAAGCAAATCTACCAATGAAG GTGGTTAAACATTGGTTCCGGAACACGCTATTTAAGGAAAGACAACGTAATAAGGACTCTccttataattttaataatccaCCATCGACTACTCTGAATTTAGAAGAGTATGAACGTACAGGACAGGCCAAAGTTACCCCTTTAAATGATACTTGTAGCGTCGCAGTAACAGGACCAATGACATCATCAACTATTTCATTACCACCATCTGGTAGTACCAATTTAAGCTCTAAAGAAAACGCAACTTCAAAAGTACTAGCGGCGGGAAAAGCTAACGCATCAGGGCCTGTTACATTTACTGCAACTGTTCCAGTTTCAACACCGTTATCTCGTCCAGAATCGACGAACTCAAGCGGAAATATATCCGACTATATTGGCAATAATATACTTTTTGGACAGCTCGGGAGCAAGGACCAGATCTTGCCGTACTCTTTAGACGGGCAAATAAAGTCAGAGCCGCAGGATGATGGGGCAACTGATTTTGCATACCAAACAAAGCAGCATTCAAATTTTAGCTTTTTAAAACAGCAACAGGATCTAGTGGATCCCCCAGAACAGTGCTTGACAAATCAAAACGCGGATACGGTACAGGACCAATCCTTGCTAGCGGGTTCGGCTCTTGCATCCAATTGTCAGAGTCAacagcaaataaatatatttgaaacTAAATCAGAAAGTGGgagttccgatgtactatcacGCCCTCCGTCTCCGAATAGTGGAGCTGCCGGAAATATGTATGGCAGCATGAATGATTTAATAAACCAGCAATTGGAGAATATGGGTAGTAACATGGGAccaccaaaaaaaatgcagattGTTGGAAAAACGTTTGAAAAGAACGTAGCTCCAATGGTGACCTCAGGCAGTGTTAGTACTCAGTTCGAAAGCAACTCTTCAAACTCTTCGAGCTCCTCATCGTCGACATCAGGTGGCAAGCGAGCTAATCGGACTCGTTTTACAGACTACCAAATAAAGGTTTTGCAGGAGTTCTTCGAGAACAACTCATATCCAAAGGACAGCGATCTCGAGTATTTAAGCAAGCTTTTGTTACTGTCTCCCCGGGTTATAGTAGTTTGGTTTCAAAACGCCAGACAAAAGCAACGTAAGATTTATGAAAACCAGCCGAACAATACCCTGTTTGAAAATGAGGAGACGAAAAAGCAAAACATTAACTATGCGTGCAAAAAGTGTAACTTGGTATTTCAAAGGTACTACGAGCTTATACGGCATCAGAAAAATCACTGCTTCAAAGAggagaataataaaaagtcTGCCAAGGCACAAATCGCTGCAGCTCAAATCGCGCAGAATTTGAGCTCGGAGGATTCTAATTCTTCCATGGATATACACCATGTCGGAATTTGTCCACCAGGCTCAGCAGTTGTTTCGCAAACCCTGTCAACGCCGGGCTCGGCAGCTCCCCTTTCGGGACAGTACACCCAGCATTCATTTGGCGCACTGCCCTCGCCACAGCATTTCTTTGCAAAGTCTTCTTCGCTTACTGACTTCAGTCCATCCACGACCCCCACGCCGCCGCAACGAGAACGCAGCAACAGTTTAGATCATCCTCAACGACCTCCCAAGTTTGATTGCGACAAATGCGAGCTGAAATTTAACCAATCGGAAAAATTGCGAGAGCATCAACTATTACACCTGATGAATCCAGGAAACATTTTTTCAGACGCAAGTCAGAACTCTAACCCTGAAGCCAATTTCGGTCCCTTTGGCAGCATTTTGCAAAGTCTACAACAAGCGGCGgctcaacagcagcagctacaGCATCAACCGCCGCCAACAAAAAAACGGAAATACTCGGACTGCTCTTCCAATGCAGATGAAATGCAGTCCCTGTCGGAGCTTGAGGCTTCACAAAAAAAGCACGAGTTCCTGTACAAGTATTTTATGCAGAATGAAACGAGCCAAGAGGTAAAACAGCAGTTCCtcatgcaacaacaacaaaagaaattaGAACAAGGAAACGACTGCGATTTTGAACTTGATTTCCTAACTAACTTCTATCAGCAGAGCGAATTAAAAAAAGTCAGTAACTATGACTTTTTACTACAGTACTATCGCACACATGAAGAGGCAAAATCCAGCCAACAGCATCTATTTAGCTCCAGTAAAAAGCCTACCATCGAGTTTCTACTTCAGTACTACCAACTTAATGAGTCGAAAAAGTTTTTTCAGTTAGTTGCCTCGCCCCAAATAATTCCTGATGTCCCAGGCTACAAGCCATCCTCGCGAATGCCAAAATCCACTTCGGATGAAGCCCCTTATATTGGAGAAACATCATTGGAGCAGGCAACAGAACTACAAAGAGAGAAACAAGATGAACAACTACGCATAGACAGGCCAAGCGAAGAAAACGAGTTATCTatgaacaaaaacaaagtggaaaatattaataacaacaatatTGGCATTCATGTGGGCCAAAGCAATTTAACCGCGACGAACGGCATCCCTTCAGATGAAACAAAAGACGAGTGTACGCAGGAATCATCATTAATTGCGATGGATAATGAAAACAAGTATCTATGCGCGAGATCCAAACAAAAAGATGACAAGGAAAAGTCGCACTACTTACATAATCTTGAGGACTTCCTGGATGCCACAATGATAGAGAACAACTCCCAGACTTTAACATTTAATGATGACGAGAAAGCATGCCAAAAAGATGAACTTACTCAAAATTCCAATGCAATTGAGAAGCGGTCCTCTGTGTCTCCGGTTAACGTTTCATCCAAGCAAAATAAGCGCTTACGAACAACCATCCTTCCGGAGCAATTGAACTTTTTGTATGAATGTTATCAATCCGAATCAAATCCAAGCAGAAAAATGCTTGAAGAGATATCTAAGAAAGTTAACTTAAAGAAACGCGTAGTTCAA gtCTGGTTTCAAAATTCACGGGCAAAAGACAAAAAATCGCGGAATCAGCGACATTATGCACACATATCTGACGATAATAGCTACGATGGCTCTAGCGGGAAGGAGGCTTATAGCGACCTAAGGTCCAACGGCATAACCGTGGATACGGACCTCGAAACAAATCTACAGGACTGTCAGCTGTGTCAAGTCACCCAAGTCAACATCCGAAAGCATGCTTTTAGTGTCGAGCACATTAGCAAAATGAAGAAATTGCTCGAACAAACCACCGAGCTCTATGCACAGAGCAATGGCAGTGGAAGCGAGGACAACGATTCTGACAGGGAAAAACGATTTTATAACTTATCAAAGGCATTTTTGTTCCAACACGTTGTGACAAACGCGACAAGCCACTCTATTCACACAGCTAGACAAGATTCTGATGCTATTGCCGAAGGGAACTGTATGCTTAACTATGACACTAATGGTGGCGATTCCAAGAGTCATGTCCAGCATAATTTACCTAACGAAGTCGTTTCTGAAGATACGCGAAAAATCGCTGGTAATCAGGAACTTATGCAGCAGCTTTTTAACCGAAACCATATCACCG TTATAGGTGGAAAGTAA